Proteins from one Candidatus Margulisiibacteriota bacterium genomic window:
- the miaA gene encoding tRNA (adenosine(37)-N6)-dimethylallyltransferase MiaA codes for MKPLVLLGPTAVGKTALSLALAKELNGEIISADSMQVYRGMDIGTAKPTLKERQGVPHHLIDVINPDEVWTVSDFIQQANGLTAQIIARGHLPIIVGGTGLYLWSLLEGFSFPITPADPALRQKLEQEPAATLYSLLSKVDPASAQKIHANDKKRLVRALEVYELTGRPISELQATRDPGRGTRDYLLVGLDLPRPELYARIEQRVDDMIAKGLIAEVKGLLAKGYSKELNSFQALGYKEAVDYLDGKWDKKTMIEELKKRTRHFARRQMTWFRRFKDAAWFPPGEKDGIIALCHAPDSKK; via the coding sequence GTGAAGCCGCTGGTCCTGCTGGGCCCGACCGCCGTTGGCAAAACCGCCCTTAGTCTTGCCCTGGCCAAAGAACTGAACGGCGAGATCATTTCGGCCGATTCGATGCAGGTCTATCGCGGCATGGACATCGGGACCGCCAAACCGACGCTCAAGGAGCGGCAAGGGGTCCCTCACCACCTGATCGACGTCATCAACCCGGACGAAGTCTGGACTGTTTCCGACTTTATCCAACAAGCTAACGGCCTAACCGCCCAGATAATTGCCCGGGGACATTTGCCGATCATTGTCGGAGGGACCGGCCTTTACCTCTGGTCGCTGCTGGAAGGCTTTTCCTTCCCGATCACCCCAGCGGATCCAGCCTTACGGCAGAAGCTTGAGCAGGAACCAGCCGCTACTCTCTACTCCCTACTCTCTAAGGTCGATCCTGCATCCGCCCAAAAGATCCACGCCAATGACAAAAAGCGGCTGGTCCGGGCGCTGGAAGTCTATGAGTTGACCGGGAGACCTATCTCGGAACTGCAAGCGACCCGTGACCCGGGACGCGGGACTCGAGACTACCTCCTGGTCGGCCTTGACCTCCCCCGCCCGGAACTCTACGCCCGGATCGAACAGCGCGTTGACGACATGATCGCCAAAGGGCTGATCGCAGAGGTCAAAGGCTTGCTGGCCAAAGGCTATTCCAAAGAGCTGAATTCCTTCCAGGCGCTCGGCTATAAGGAAGCGGTCGATTATCTGGACGGCAAGTGGGACAAGAAGACGATGATCGAGGAGCTAAAGAAGCGGACCCGCCACTTTGCCCGCCGCCAGATGACCTGGTTCCGGCGGTTTAAGGACGCCGCCTGGTTCCCGCCGGGCGAAAAGGATGGTATAATAGCTTTATGCCACGCACCAGACAGCAAGAAATAA
- a CDS encoding MgtC/SapB family protein, with protein MNGDLTTITNLLLAFILGGLIGWFREKEKKTAGMRTHTLVALGSALFMVISRDMMSLTGIADPGRIAAGVVTGIGFIGAGCIMQTGSGITGITTAASIFVTSAIGIAAGAGFYVSSVTGTALTIATLQILRLLEVHVIKTKHHEE; from the coding sequence TAACTACCATAACGAATCTATTGCTGGCCTTCATCCTGGGAGGATTGATCGGCTGGTTCCGCGAGAAAGAAAAAAAGACCGCCGGGATGCGGACGCACACGCTGGTCGCCCTTGGTTCCGCCCTCTTCATGGTCATTTCCCGCGATATGATGTCGCTGACCGGGATCGCCGATCCGGGCCGGATCGCGGCCGGCGTGGTCACCGGCATCGGTTTTATCGGCGCCGGCTGCATCATGCAGACCGGGAGCGGGATCACGGGGATCACTACCGCCGCCTCGATCTTTGTCACTTCCGCGATCGGCATCGCCGCGGGAGCGGGTTTTTACGTCAGTTCGGTCACCGGAACAGCCCTGACCATCGCCACCCTCCAGATCTTGCGCCTCCTGGAAGTGCACGTCATCAAGACCAAGCACCACGAAGAATGA
- a CDS encoding zinc metallopeptidase: MYFYNDATFLLVIPALVLAFYAQWKVKSTFDKYSKVACSRGYTGASVARYILDDYRLQDIAVEAIAGELTDHYDPRARKLRLSDPVYNSNSIAALGVAAHEAGHAIQDAKGYVPIKLRNGMVPVSNLGSTLAFPLFILGMFAGMPMFMDVGIVLFSLAVAFSILTLPVEFNASARAIRVLADGHFLTERELPGAKAVLNAAALTYVASTAMAVLNLVRLLMLRSSRD; encoded by the coding sequence ATGTACTTCTACAACGACGCCACTTTCCTGCTGGTCATTCCGGCCCTGGTCCTCGCTTTCTACGCCCAGTGGAAGGTCAAAAGCACGTTCGACAAGTATTCTAAGGTCGCTTGTTCGCGCGGTTACACCGGCGCTTCCGTCGCCCGCTATATTTTGGACGATTACCGCCTGCAGGATATCGCGGTCGAAGCGATCGCCGGCGAGCTGACCGACCATTACGACCCGCGGGCCCGGAAACTCCGCCTTTCCGACCCGGTCTATAACAGCAATTCGATCGCCGCGCTCGGCGTCGCCGCTCACGAAGCCGGCCACGCCATCCAGGACGCCAAGGGGTACGTCCCGATCAAGCTCCGGAACGGGATGGTGCCGGTCTCTAACCTCGGCTCGACCCTCGCTTTCCCGCTCTTTATCCTCGGCATGTTCGCCGGCATGCCGATGTTCATGGACGTCGGGATAGTGCTTTTTTCGCTGGCCGTCGCTTTCTCGATCCTGACGCTGCCGGTCGAGTTCAACGCCAGCGCCCGGGCGATCCGCGTCCTGGCCGACGGGCATTTCCTGACCGAGCGGGAACTGCCGGGCGCGAAAGCCGTGCTCAACGCCGCCGCTTTGACTTATGTCGCCTCCACCGCCATGGCGGTGCTCAACCTGGTCCGCCTGCTGATGCTCCGCAGCTCGAGAGATTAG
- a CDS encoding histidinol phosphate phosphatase domain-containing protein — translation MNNLGPRVEFHCHSIFSDGALLPAALVREAEVRGHSALAITDHVDASNLEAVLKALTKFEKETRGQLPLKFFPGAEVSYVRPPFLAQYCRKARQNGARIIIVHGESPVEQVYPGTNHAAVKDAGLVDILAHPGNITEEDVILAAKNGVFLEITARKGHREGNRHVAEMARQFKAKCVVDTDCHNESDMITQEQAYSLCKEAGMTDEEALQTVRDNPQELIKRIERR, via the coding sequence ATGAACAATCTTGGCCCCCGGGTCGAGTTCCATTGCCATTCGATCTTTAGCGATGGCGCCTTGCTGCCGGCCGCGCTCGTCCGCGAGGCCGAGGTCCGGGGCCATAGCGCCCTGGCCATTACCGACCACGTCGACGCTTCCAACCTGGAAGCGGTCTTAAAAGCTTTGACCAAGTTCGAAAAGGAGACGCGCGGCCAATTGCCGCTCAAGTTCTTCCCCGGCGCGGAAGTCAGCTACGTCCGCCCGCCGTTCCTCGCCCAGTATTGCCGCAAGGCGCGGCAGAACGGCGCCCGGATCATCATCGTCCACGGCGAGTCGCCGGTCGAACAAGTTTACCCCGGCACGAACCACGCCGCGGTCAAAGACGCCGGGCTGGTCGATATCCTGGCCCACCCCGGCAACATCACCGAGGAGGACGTGATCCTCGCTGCCAAGAACGGCGTCTTCCTGGAAATAACCGCGCGCAAAGGGCACCGCGAGGGGAACCGCCACGTGGCGGAGATGGCCCGGCAGTTCAAGGCGAAGTGCGTGGTCGATACCGACTGCCACAACGAAAGCGACATGATCACCCAGGAGCAGGCTTACTCCCTCTGCAAGGAAGCGGGGATGACCGACGAGGAAGCGCTCCAAACAGTCCGGGATAATCCTCAGGAGTTAATTAAGAGAATCGAACGTCGATAG
- the rlmD gene encoding 23S rRNA (uracil(1939)-C(5))-methyltransferase RlmD, which yields MDRQVKPRCPYYGACGGCQLQHLEYHDQLVLKTGIVREALAKEGVGEIGVRPTIGMEDPWFYRNKIQFPIRQQNGQLQMGYFRKRTHEVVNIKECYIQNPFLTEIAQIARKIFAERGLTAYDEKTGKGLLRHFIGRSAEATGELLLGIVVNAKGLPAGFTVADEIKKQERLMHRQVARHQDYPRFETRPKIVGIVQNSNLARGNVIMGQFDTTLLGIPFMREQLGRFKFKVGLHSFLQVNPTQTVKLYNLIKKYAELSGTEKVVDAYAGIGTIAFWLSEKAEGVVGIEEREEAVKDAKQNIALNKLANVTMVAGLAEKEFPKRADVAVLDPPRGGCSEQALKRIVRAEPRLIIYVSCNPTTLARDLKALVNEDYQIAAIQPVDMFPQTEHVEVVVKLSRGGRSFSQ from the coding sequence ATGGATAGACAAGTCAAACCCCGTTGCCCTTATTACGGCGCCTGCGGCGGCTGCCAGCTGCAGCACCTGGAATACCACGATCAGCTCGTGCTCAAGACAGGGATCGTCAGAGAGGCCTTGGCCAAGGAAGGGGTTGGCGAGATCGGGGTCAGGCCGACGATCGGGATGGAAGACCCCTGGTTCTACCGGAACAAGATCCAATTCCCGATCCGCCAGCAGAACGGGCAGCTGCAGATGGGGTATTTCCGGAAGCGGACGCACGAAGTCGTCAACATCAAGGAATGTTACATCCAGAACCCGTTCCTGACCGAGATCGCCCAGATCGCCCGGAAGATCTTCGCTGAACGCGGGTTAACCGCCTACGACGAAAAGACCGGCAAAGGGCTCCTGCGCCATTTTATCGGCCGGAGCGCGGAAGCGACCGGCGAACTCCTGCTCGGGATCGTCGTGAACGCCAAGGGATTGCCGGCCGGGTTCACGGTCGCCGACGAGATCAAGAAACAGGAGCGGCTGATGCACCGGCAGGTCGCCCGCCACCAGGATTATCCCCGGTTCGAGACCCGCCCGAAGATCGTCGGCATTGTCCAGAACAGCAATCTGGCCCGCGGCAACGTGATCATGGGGCAGTTCGATACCACCTTGCTGGGAATCCCTTTCATGCGCGAACAGCTGGGCCGCTTCAAGTTCAAGGTGGGCTTGCATTCCTTTTTACAGGTCAACCCGACCCAGACGGTCAAGCTTTACAACCTGATCAAAAAATACGCGGAACTGTCGGGGACCGAGAAAGTGGTTGACGCCTATGCCGGGATCGGGACGATCGCTTTCTGGCTGTCCGAAAAGGCGGAGGGGGTCGTGGGGATCGAGGAGCGGGAGGAAGCGGTCAAGGACGCCAAACAGAACATCGCCCTGAACAAGCTGGCGAACGTCACCATGGTCGCCGGACTGGCGGAAAAGGAATTCCCCAAAAGGGCGGACGTGGCCGTGCTCGACCCGCCGCGCGGCGGTTGTTCCGAGCAGGCGCTGAAAAGGATCGTGCGCGCGGAGCCGCGCCTGATCATTTACGTGTCATGCAATCCAACGACGTTAGCCCGCGACCTGAAAGCGCTGGTCAATGAGGATTACCAGATCGCAGCGATCCAGCCGGTCGACATGTTCCCGCAGACGGAGCACGTTGAGGTGGTGGTAAAGTTAAGCCGCGGAGGGAGAAGCTTTTCGCAGTAG
- a CDS encoding anaerobic ribonucleoside-triphosphate reductase activating protein, protein MSSPAGIKIRGVIETSFLDWDGKVSCVIFVPNCNFTCPFCSNWLLVHDPESLPEVPLERLEAFIKERQDFLDGVVITGGEPTIHRDLPDLAKRLKALGVLVKLDTNGTNPAMLAALIKDKLVDYIAMDVKAPLDAKYDLACGAKVDLAKIRESIGLIMKSGVDYEFRTTVTPNILHKPEIAEIAKTIAGARKYALQQFVPAHSLIKEMQKLDPHPKETLEEMAALARQYVPNTIVRGI, encoded by the coding sequence ATGAGCTCTCCTGCCGGGATCAAGATCCGGGGGGTGATCGAAACCTCGTTCCTCGATTGGGACGGCAAGGTCAGCTGCGTCATTTTTGTCCCGAACTGCAACTTTACCTGCCCGTTCTGCAGCAATTGGCTCCTGGTCCATGACCCGGAAAGCTTGCCGGAAGTCCCCCTGGAACGGCTCGAAGCCTTTATCAAGGAGCGGCAGGACTTCCTCGACGGCGTCGTCATCACCGGCGGCGAGCCGACCATCCACCGCGATCTGCCCGATCTGGCCAAGCGGCTCAAAGCGCTCGGGGTCCTGGTCAAGCTCGATACCAACGGAACGAACCCGGCCATGCTGGCCGCCCTGATCAAGGACAAGCTGGTCGATTATATCGCGATGGACGTTAAAGCGCCGCTTGACGCAAAGTACGACCTCGCCTGCGGGGCCAAGGTCGATCTGGCCAAGATCAGGGAAAGCATCGGCCTGATCATGAAGTCCGGCGTCGATTACGAGTTCCGGACGACCGTGACGCCGAACATTTTGCATAAACCGGAGATCGCGGAGATCGCCAAAACGATCGCCGGGGCCAGGAAATACGCGCTGCAGCAATTCGTTCCCGCCCACTCACTGATCAAGGAAATGCAGAAGCTTGACCCCCACCCCAAAGAAACGCTTGAGGAGATGGCGGCGCTCGCCCGGCAATACGTCCCCAACACGATTGTCCGGGGTATCTGA